A genomic region of Criblamydia sequanensis CRIB-18 contains the following coding sequences:
- the rpsH gene encoding 30S ribosomal protein S8, with amino-acid sequence MALSDPIADFLTRVRNASSAERRYVDICWSKMKEKLAEILKEQGFVENYLVKKENDKRGTIRIFLKYDSRKPVIRGLKRVSKPGLRRYVKHEDIPNFFGGYGVAIVSTSQGVMVGNEATKRRIGGELLCMIW; translated from the coding sequence ATGGCATTAAGCGATCCAATAGCCGATTTCCTGACAAGAGTTAGAAACGCAAGTTCGGCTGAAAGACGATATGTTGATATTTGTTGGAGCAAGATGAAAGAGAAGCTTGCAGAAATCTTGAAAGAACAAGGCTTTGTTGAAAACTACCTCGTTAAGAAAGAGAACGACAAAAGAGGAACTATTCGTATTTTCTTAAAATATGATAGCAGAAAACCGGTTATCCGAGGACTGAAAAGAGTATCCAAACCGGGATTAAGACGTTATGTAAAACATGAAGACATTCCAAACTTCTTTGGTGGATACGGTGTTGCTATTGTATCTACATCGCAGGGTGTAATGGTCGGTAATGAAGCGACAAAACGCCGTATTGGCGGTGAGCTTCTTTGTATGATTTGGTAA
- the rplF gene encoding 50S ribosomal protein L6 has product MSRKGKQPVELPKNVEVKLTKGHILAKGPKGQLERDFPEYVIIKQEENELLVNVDENVDEQSALHGLWRALINNLIEGVSKGFEKKLEMIGVGYRAAVKGKVVDIQVGNSHPTVLTIPEGITVAVEKNTLITISGADKQKVGQFAADIRSKKPPEPYQGKGIRYQGEYVRRKAGKASGK; this is encoded by the coding sequence ATGTCTCGTAAAGGAAAACAGCCGGTTGAGCTTCCAAAAAATGTCGAAGTAAAGCTTACAAAAGGCCATATTCTAGCGAAAGGCCCTAAAGGTCAGCTAGAGCGTGACTTTCCTGAATATGTCATTATTAAGCAGGAAGAGAATGAGCTTTTAGTAAATGTCGATGAAAATGTTGACGAGCAAAGTGCTTTGCATGGTCTTTGGAGAGCTCTTATTAATAACCTGATTGAAGGTGTTTCTAAAGGCTTTGAGAAAAAGCTTGAAATGATCGGTGTAGGTTATAGAGCAGCCGTTAAAGGTAAAGTTGTTGATATTCAAGTTGGTAATTCTCATCCAACCGTTTTGACAATTCCTGAAGGAATTACTGTGGCTGTTGAAAAGAACACTTTGATTACGATCTCTGGCGCAGACAAACAGAAAGTCGGCCAGTTTGCAGCGGATATTCGATCCAAAAAGCCGCCTGAACCATACCAAGGGAAGGGCATACGTTATCAAGGCGAATACGTCCGTAGAAAAGCAGGAAAAGCCTCAGGCAAATAA
- the rplR gene encoding 50S ribosomal protein L18, translating to MNHSRVKNNQKRLKRAIRVRKHLRGTSVKPRLSVIKSNKHLQVQLIDDDAGKTLCSMSTLNAEFKGTDLGKKSKAAAAKMGEIIADKAISLNIREVIFDRGPSKYHGILAELADAARNRGLQF from the coding sequence ATGAATCACTCACGAGTAAAAAATAATCAGAAAAGACTTAAGCGTGCAATTCGTGTTCGAAAGCACCTTAGGGGGACAAGCGTAAAGCCTAGGCTTTCGGTTATTAAGTCGAATAAGCATTTGCAAGTGCAGCTCATTGATGATGATGCTGGCAAAACACTTTGCAGCATGTCTACTTTAAATGCTGAATTTAAAGGAACAGACTTAGGAAAGAAGTCAAAAGCTGCAGCTGCAAAAATGGGCGAAATTATCGCAGACAAGGCAATCAGCCTTAATATCCGTGAAGTCATTTTTGATCGCGGTCCAAGCAAATATCATGGAATTTTAGCGGAACTTGCTGATGCGGCAAGAAACCGTGGATTACAGTTTTAA
- the rpsE gene encoding 30S ribosomal protein S5, which yields MAKQSDSSKKEKVQSDITEKVLYINRCAKVVKGGRKFSFSALILAGDGKGKVGYGFAKANELTDAIRKGGEAARKNMQSFPMEGTTIPHEIEVKCDGVTVLLKPVARGSGIIAGSKLRDVLELAGIKDIMAKNLRGNNPVNMVKAIFKALSQLQSRAVIKQVRG from the coding sequence ATGGCAAAACAAAGCGATTCATCAAAAAAAGAAAAAGTTCAGAGCGACATCACTGAAAAAGTGCTGTACATCAACCGTTGCGCAAAAGTCGTCAAGGGCGGCCGAAAATTTAGTTTTTCGGCGTTGATTTTGGCAGGAGATGGGAAAGGTAAAGTCGGTTATGGGTTTGCCAAAGCGAATGAACTTACCGACGCTATTCGAAAGGGTGGTGAAGCAGCACGTAAAAACATGCAAAGCTTTCCTATGGAAGGAACGACTATCCCGCACGAAATTGAAGTCAAATGCGATGGCGTTACAGTCCTACTAAAGCCTGTAGCAAGAGGCAGTGGCATCATTGCCGGTTCAAAACTAAGAGATGTGCTTGAACTTGCAGGAATTAAAGATATCATGGCGAAAAATTTGAGAGGTAATAACCCTGTTAACATGGTTAAAGCAATATTTAAAGCACTCTCCCAATTGCAAAGCCGTGCAGTAATTAAACAAGTAAGAGGTTAA
- the rplO gene encoding 50S ribosomal protein L15: MLTLGSLSNTSKDRKRKRRVGRGISSGAGKTCNRGTKGEGARSGWRKRETYEGGQFRTYMKFPERGFSNVRFQRKLDAINLDQIDAIYENGEVVSLATLKEKGFLKSKSHGLKILGNGSLTKKVKIEAVALSKTAKEKLEQADIQVKLLEV; encoded by the coding sequence ATGTTGACTCTCGGATCACTATCCAATACCTCAAAAGATCGAAAAAGAAAGCGTCGTGTCGGCCGTGGCATTTCATCCGGTGCTGGTAAAACCTGTAACAGGGGTACCAAAGGTGAAGGCGCAAGATCCGGTTGGAGAAAGCGTGAGACTTATGAAGGCGGACAATTTCGTACTTATATGAAATTTCCTGAAAGGGGATTTAGCAATGTTCGATTCCAAAGAAAGCTTGATGCGATTAATCTGGATCAAATTGATGCAATATATGAAAATGGCGAAGTTGTCAGTTTAGCTACACTAAAAGAGAAAGGCTTTTTAAAGAGCAAATCCCATGGGCTTAAAATTCTAGGCAATGGCAGTTTGACAAAGAAAGTTAAAATCGAAGCTGTAGCTTTATCAAAGACCGCTAAGGAAAAATTGGAACAAGCAGATATTCAAGTTAAGTTGCTTGAAGTTTAA
- the secY gene encoding preprotein translocase subunit SecY, with protein MQGIQRVLQVPELRQKILFTFLMLCVCRIGGFIPVPGINGEVALSYFRQAMGGGQNIFQMIDIFSGGAFSQMTVVALGVVPYISASIITQLLVATWPSLQREIRENQDVGRRKINKITRLLTIILSVLQSGLFAKYAVQMNFARPGIITGELLDFQLFGMPWLFYLVVVATMTTGTMFLMWIGEQITEKGIGNGMSLIITIGILSQLPSAMGMIFQQLNLDSQEPGQMNFASVLLLIGVFVFVTLATILIIQGHRRIPLQHARRVVGRKEVQGGASYIPLKVNYAGVIPVIFASSLLMFPTTIGSFIGAGNWVGMVASWMDPKTKMYLIMYVMLIIFFTYFWTATQFHPDQIASDMKKNGAFIPGIRQGRPTQEYLETTMNRITFLGAVFLALIAILPMIVQKILIVPQTISYFFGGTALLILVGVVLDTMKQVESHLLMKRYEGFMKRGRFKGR; from the coding sequence CTGCAGGGTATACAACGTGTTTTGCAAGTGCCGGAACTTAGGCAAAAAATCCTATTTACTTTTCTGATGCTTTGCGTTTGCCGCATCGGGGGATTTATTCCTGTACCTGGTATCAATGGTGAAGTTGCTTTGTCGTATTTTAGACAGGCAATGGGAGGAGGACAAAATATCTTCCAAATGATCGACATCTTTTCGGGAGGCGCTTTCTCTCAAATGACTGTCGTCGCTCTTGGTGTTGTACCCTATATATCAGCATCCATTATAACGCAGCTTCTTGTAGCCACGTGGCCTTCGTTACAAAGAGAAATTCGCGAGAATCAAGATGTTGGAAGACGGAAGATTAATAAGATCACCCGTCTTCTAACGATTATACTCTCCGTTCTTCAGTCAGGTTTATTCGCGAAATATGCGGTTCAAATGAACTTTGCAAGACCTGGGATTATAACAGGTGAGCTCTTGGATTTTCAACTTTTTGGCATGCCATGGCTTTTTTACCTTGTTGTTGTGGCAACAATGACGACAGGGACCATGTTTTTAATGTGGATCGGTGAACAGATTACAGAAAAAGGGATAGGCAATGGGATGAGTTTAATCATCACCATCGGCATTTTATCCCAGTTGCCAAGTGCTATGGGAATGATTTTCCAGCAATTGAATTTGGACTCGCAAGAGCCGGGGCAAATGAATTTCGCTTCAGTCCTTTTACTGATCGGAGTTTTTGTCTTTGTTACTCTTGCTACTATTTTGATAATCCAAGGGCATCGGCGAATTCCATTGCAGCATGCTCGAAGGGTTGTAGGCCGCAAGGAAGTACAAGGGGGAGCATCTTATATCCCTCTTAAAGTGAATTATGCCGGAGTGATACCTGTTATTTTCGCCTCTTCCTTGCTTATGTTTCCTACAACTATCGGTTCTTTTATAGGGGCCGGTAACTGGGTTGGGATGGTAGCAAGTTGGATGGACCCTAAAACGAAAATGTATTTGATCATGTATGTGATGTTGATCATTTTCTTTACCTATTTTTGGACAGCGACTCAGTTTCATCCCGATCAAATTGCATCGGATATGAAGAAAAATGGAGCGTTTATTCCGGGGATTAGGCAGGGGCGTCCGACACAAGAGTATTTGGAGACCACTATGAATAGAATCACGTTCTTAGGGGCTGTTTTCCTAGCGTTGATAGCGATTTTGCCAATGATTGTGCAAAAAATCTTAATAGTGCCGCAAACAATAAGTTATTTTTTCGGTGGAACTGCACTTCTTATTCTTGTCGGCGTTGTACTTGATACCATGAAACAAGTTGAGTCGCACTTACTGATGAAGCGCTACGAAGGTTTTATGAAGCGAGGACGTTTTAAAGGACGCTAA
- the rpsM gene encoding 30S ribosomal protein S13, which translates to MPRVIGIDIPEKKRLEIALTYIYGIGRTLSNEILAKLGLNPDMRAAELSQDDIAKLNSLLQAEYVLEGDLRRQVQNNIKRLIGIHAYRGTRHRAGLPVRGQRTRTNSRTRKGRRKTVANKKK; encoded by the coding sequence ATGCCTAGGGTCATAGGTATCGACATACCAGAGAAAAAACGCTTGGAGATTGCGCTGACATACATATATGGAATCGGCCGCACCCTGTCAAATGAGATTCTCGCAAAGCTTGGACTAAATCCCGATATGCGTGCAGCAGAGCTTTCGCAAGACGATATAGCTAAATTAAACAGTCTTCTTCAAGCAGAATATGTCTTGGAAGGGGATTTAAGACGACAAGTTCAGAATAATATTAAACGCCTTATAGGCATTCATGCTTATCGCGGCACTCGCCATCGCGCTGGCCTCCCTGTTAGAGGACAACGAACAAGAACAAATTCAAGAACGCGAAAAGGCAGACGCAAAACTGTCGCTAATAAGAAGAAATAA
- the rpsK gene encoding 30S ribosomal protein S11 — MAKQQTPATQKKVVKTRKRSAQNVPVGIAFVKATFNNTIISITDQMGRVVSWSSAGRANFVGSRKSSAFAATVAAQDAGKKAQEVGMKEVEVVLKGPGAGRESAVRGLQSTGLIITSIKDRTPVPHNGCRPRKRRRV; from the coding sequence TTGGCTAAGCAACAAACCCCGGCTACACAGAAGAAAGTAGTCAAAACAAGAAAAAGATCAGCGCAAAACGTTCCAGTTGGAATTGCGTTTGTCAAAGCAACGTTTAACAACACTATCATTTCTATTACCGACCAAATGGGTCGTGTCGTATCATGGTCTTCTGCAGGAAGAGCTAACTTTGTTGGCTCTAGAAAGTCATCTGCTTTTGCAGCAACTGTTGCAGCGCAAGATGCCGGGAAAAAAGCACAAGAAGTGGGCATGAAAGAAGTCGAAGTTGTTTTGAAAGGCCCGGGAGCAGGTAGAGAGTCTGCCGTACGCGGACTTCAATCAACCGGTCTTATCATTACTTCTATTAAGGACAGAACACCCGTCCCACATAATGGATGCAGGCCAAGAAAACGCCGCCGTGTCTAA
- a CDS encoding DNA-directed RNA polymerase subunit alpha — translation MSVKYGKFELPNKIILEEENASKTFGRFIAEPFERGFGHTIGNAMRRMMLSSLEAPAIVSVRIEGVPHEFMAVEGVIEDMTNIILNLKGALIRKLPSDEDPHSKEQRILTTVVEVTQEMLDANKGLVSIKLKDVIKDGNFEIVNPELHLFSVTKPMKRQVDLRIGFGRGYVPSERHQVFDKTADDILLDACYSPVRLVNYFVENTRVGQDTDFDKLIMEVITDGRVTPSEAVSFAAQIGQLHFDVFNKLKTKAISFDDDGKSRESEDDDILEKLCLRIDEIELSVRSTNCLQGANIETIAELVIIPERKMLEFRNFGKKSLNEIKAKLHEMGLGLGMDLDRFGITRDNVKDKVKELMERYKKKKVVPAEVA, via the coding sequence ATGTCAGTAAAGTATGGCAAATTTGAATTGCCAAACAAAATTATCCTTGAAGAGGAAAATGCGTCGAAGACATTCGGCCGTTTTATTGCGGAGCCGTTTGAAAGAGGTTTTGGCCATACTATCGGTAACGCTATGCGACGCATGATGCTTTCTTCTCTCGAAGCACCCGCAATTGTTTCAGTTCGGATTGAAGGCGTTCCTCACGAATTCATGGCCGTCGAAGGTGTCATTGAGGATATGACAAATATTATTTTAAATTTGAAAGGAGCTTTAATTCGTAAGCTTCCTTCAGATGAAGATCCACATTCAAAAGAACAGCGCATTTTAACAACGGTTGTTGAAGTGACGCAAGAGATGCTGGATGCTAACAAAGGTTTGGTTTCAATCAAATTAAAAGATGTCATTAAAGATGGCAATTTTGAAATTGTAAACCCTGAATTACACTTGTTTTCCGTAACAAAGCCGATGAAGCGGCAAGTTGACCTCCGAATTGGATTTGGAAGAGGGTATGTACCTTCTGAAAGACATCAAGTTTTTGACAAGACAGCAGACGATATTTTACTTGATGCTTGTTACTCGCCGGTTAGGCTTGTGAACTACTTTGTTGAGAACACACGTGTTGGCCAAGATACAGATTTCGATAAGTTAATTATGGAAGTCATTACAGATGGCCGAGTTACCCCAAGCGAGGCGGTTTCATTTGCCGCTCAGATCGGACAATTGCATTTCGACGTCTTTAATAAGCTAAAGACAAAAGCCATCAGCTTTGATGATGATGGTAAGTCTCGCGAAAGTGAAGATGACGATATCTTAGAAAAATTATGTTTGAGAATCGACGAAATTGAACTTTCTGTTCGATCCACAAATTGCTTGCAAGGGGCAAATATAGAAACTATTGCAGAGCTTGTCATCATCCCAGAGAGAAAAATGCTCGAATTCAGAAATTTTGGAAAAAAATCTCTTAATGAGATTAAAGCCAAATTGCATGAGATGGGACTTGGGCTTGGCATGGACTTAGATCGCTTTGGCATCACGCGTGACAACGTCAAAGATAAAGTAAAAGAATTAATGGAACGTTACAAAAAGAAAAAAGTTGTGCCTGCTGAAGTCGCGTAA
- the rplQ gene encoding 50S ribosomal protein L17 — MRHLNDGKKLGRTSSHRRCLMANMVKSLIDNERLTTTLPKAKQLRRYAEKMVTLAKKNTLSTKRRAIAEMMIQFNKLTPKEMRAVKSGDTSSYNADRKVIDKLFSILGPRFKERQGGYTRIVKLDCRKGDKAKLCVIEYLPE, encoded by the coding sequence ATGAGACATTTAAATGATGGTAAGAAGTTAGGAAGAACTTCATCGCATCGTCGCTGTCTGATGGCTAATATGGTGAAGTCGTTAATTGACAATGAGCGTTTGACAACGACTCTTCCCAAGGCTAAGCAACTTAGACGCTATGCAGAGAAAATGGTGACTCTTGCCAAAAAAAATACATTATCGACTAAGAGAAGAGCGATCGCAGAAATGATGATCCAATTCAATAAGTTGACTCCTAAAGAGATGCGCGCGGTTAAAAGCGGCGATACCTCTTCTTATAACGCGGATCGTAAAGTAATCGATAAGCTTTTTAGCATTTTGGGTCCACGTTTTAAAGAAAGACAAGGCGGTTATACTCGAATCGTAAAATTAGATTGCAGAAAAGGCGATAAAGCTAAGCTCTGCGTAATTGAGTATCTTCCTGAATAG
- the gap gene encoding type I glyceraldehyde-3-phosphate dehydrogenase produces MPIRVAINGFGRIGRLVLRAALEKEELVVVAINDIVEADLLAYLFKYDSVHGRFKGDVHSDKQSILVDGKKIDVFAEKDPEKLPWASLNIDYVVESTGLFLTPESASKHLLAGAKRVIITAPAKGDIPTFVLGVNQDKYQPEQDRIVSNASCTTNCLAPLTKVLLDNFGIEEGLMTTIHAVTASQPTVDGPSKKDWRGGRSASQNIIPASTGAAKAVALCLPEVKGKLTGMAFRIPVADVSAVDLTVRLERETNYEEICRAMKKASEGSMKGILGYTDEDVVSSDFIGDTHSSIFDSKAGIALNSKFFKLIAWYDNEMGYSCRVVDLMCYMASKEPSLVH; encoded by the coding sequence ATGCCAATACGAGTTGCGATTAATGGATTTGGGCGAATCGGCAGATTAGTTTTACGAGCCGCTTTAGAAAAAGAAGAACTTGTTGTTGTAGCCATCAATGATATTGTTGAAGCCGATCTTTTAGCTTATCTTTTCAAATATGATTCAGTGCATGGCAGATTTAAAGGCGATGTGCATAGTGATAAGCAATCGATCCTAGTGGATGGAAAAAAAATTGACGTCTTCGCTGAAAAAGATCCCGAAAAACTGCCTTGGGCCTCTCTTAATATTGATTATGTTGTAGAGTCTACAGGCTTATTCCTTACTCCAGAATCCGCATCCAAGCATTTACTTGCGGGTGCGAAACGAGTTATTATTACGGCTCCGGCAAAAGGGGATATCCCTACTTTTGTTCTCGGGGTCAATCAAGATAAATACCAACCGGAGCAAGATCGCATTGTTTCTAATGCTTCTTGCACAACCAATTGTTTAGCACCTCTAACTAAAGTTCTCCTAGATAATTTTGGAATTGAAGAAGGGCTGATGACGACCATTCACGCCGTTACTGCAAGCCAGCCTACCGTTGATGGCCCTTCAAAAAAAGATTGGCGAGGAGGAAGAAGTGCAAGTCAAAATATTATTCCGGCATCAACCGGCGCTGCAAAGGCTGTAGCTCTTTGCCTTCCGGAAGTGAAAGGAAAATTGACAGGAATGGCTTTTCGAATTCCCGTGGCAGATGTTTCTGCTGTGGATTTAACTGTTCGTCTCGAAAGAGAAACAAATTATGAAGAGATCTGTAGGGCAATGAAAAAAGCCTCGGAGGGTTCTATGAAAGGAATTCTCGGTTATACAGATGAAGACGTCGTCTCCTCTGATTTCATAGGAGACACCCATTCCTCAATTTTCGACAGCAAAGCAGGCATCGCTTTGAATTCTAAATTTTTCAAATTGATTGCTTGGTACGACAACGAAATGGGCTATTCGTGTCGTGTTGTTGATCTAATGTGCTACATGGCTTCTAAAGAACCCTCTTTGGTCCATTAG
- a CDS encoding DMT family transporter, translating into MWQVFLMYALFGSIFSIGKLALVSCPPFFLTAVRMLLAGCLLFLFENKSDLKKQIVKSTKFIPLIFQISLFNVFITNAFEFWGLQYMSSSKTCLIYTLSPFASALIAYVFSLEKMTRKKWEGLTVGILSFIPLMVSPWIFETKLQLAEMEKWAEAALAISALTSVIGWYSVRKLMNAKEFSPNFINGSSFIIGGLISLPVSLLIETIEFSKLLSFRGFIFPLIYIVLIHNIICYTLYVRSLRRFSVTFMAFAGLINPLFAAVFGYLFLDEPVTSSFILAFLGMSVGLMLFYKEETKTIYLDETSRA; encoded by the coding sequence ATGTGGCAAGTTTTTTTAATGTATGCCCTATTTGGGAGTATTTTTAGTATCGGGAAACTGGCTTTAGTCTCTTGCCCCCCTTTTTTTTTAACAGCTGTTCGAATGCTTCTCGCAGGATGTCTCCTTTTTCTTTTTGAAAATAAATCTGATTTAAAAAAACAAATTGTCAAATCAACTAAATTTATCCCTCTTATTTTTCAAATTTCTCTTTTTAATGTTTTTATAACGAATGCCTTTGAGTTTTGGGGGCTGCAGTATATGTCCTCCTCCAAAACCTGTTTGATTTACACTCTTTCGCCTTTTGCTTCAGCTCTTATCGCCTATGTATTTTCACTTGAAAAGATGACTCGAAAAAAATGGGAGGGTCTTACTGTCGGAATCTTATCTTTTATCCCTCTAATGGTGTCACCCTGGATTTTTGAGACCAAGCTCCAATTAGCGGAAATGGAAAAATGGGCAGAAGCAGCTCTTGCTATTTCAGCTTTAACTTCTGTGATTGGCTGGTACTCCGTCCGAAAATTGATGAATGCAAAAGAATTCAGCCCAAACTTTATTAATGGTTCTTCTTTTATTATAGGAGGGCTAATAAGTCTTCCTGTCTCCCTTTTAATTGAGACCATAGAATTCTCGAAACTGCTTTCTTTTAGAGGTTTCATTTTTCCTCTAATCTATATAGTTTTGATTCATAATATCATTTGTTACACCCTCTATGTTCGATCCCTTCGCCGATTTAGCGTCACTTTCATGGCTTTTGCAGGCTTAATCAACCCTCTTTTTGCAGCAGTCTTCGGGTATCTTTTCTTAGATGAACCCGTTACCTCTTCCTTTATACTTGCTTTTTTGGGAATGAGTGTCGGTTTGATGCTTTTTTATAAAGAGGAAACGAAAACGATTTATTTGGATGAGACAAGCAGGGCCTAA
- a CDS encoding nicotinate phosphoribosyltransferase, which produces MSHSFLSNKTSLALLTDFYQLTMSYGYWKAGFDRKEAVFHLFFRTLPFDGGYAIAAGLQSVIEYLENFRFDESDLAYLASLKSYSGKQLFSDEFFDYLAKMKFSCTVDAVLEGTPVFPYEPLLRIRGPLIQCQILESPLLNLINFPSLIATKASRICLAAKGDPVLEFGLRRAQGIDGALTASRASYIGGCDSTSNILAGKLYGIPVKGTHSHSWVMVFDDELEAFKTFGKYLPENTVFLVDTYNTLNGVEKAIEAAKELRKQGYRFLGIRLDSGDLAELSIKSRALMDEAGFQDAAIVASNELDETIISELKRQGAKIAVWGVGTNLVTAKDQPAFDGVYKISAVRDPKGPWKYKLKLSEQMKKVSNPGILQVKRFSANGIYVGDAIYDIQSKMDQDVSIVDPFDATLEHHFSKELESEDLLQPIFKKGQLVYQLPSLLEIKERTAFLLKKLPNGVKRFLNPHKYVVGLEKSLYNIKIKLIKDIRANMAQDYTVPENET; this is translated from the coding sequence ATGTCTCATTCATTCCTCTCTAATAAGACTTCCTTAGCCCTTCTCACTGATTTTTATCAGTTGACCATGTCTTATGGCTATTGGAAAGCCGGTTTTGATCGGAAAGAAGCTGTGTTTCATTTATTTTTTAGAACCCTTCCTTTTGATGGAGGATATGCTATTGCAGCAGGTCTTCAAAGTGTTATCGAGTATTTAGAGAACTTTCGTTTTGATGAAAGCGATCTCGCCTACTTGGCAAGCCTTAAATCCTATTCCGGAAAACAGCTTTTTTCAGACGAATTTTTCGACTACCTTGCAAAAATGAAATTTTCTTGCACGGTAGATGCCGTTTTAGAAGGCACTCCTGTGTTTCCCTATGAACCTCTTCTAAGAATCAGAGGGCCCCTTATTCAATGCCAGATTCTTGAAAGCCCTCTTCTTAACTTAATTAATTTTCCTTCATTAATTGCTACAAAAGCCTCAAGGATTTGTTTAGCTGCGAAAGGGGATCCTGTTCTCGAATTCGGTTTGAGACGTGCCCAGGGTATTGATGGCGCTTTGACAGCGAGCCGGGCAAGTTACATCGGAGGTTGTGATTCGACCTCTAATATTTTAGCGGGTAAACTTTATGGAATTCCTGTAAAAGGGACCCATTCGCATAGCTGGGTCATGGTTTTTGATGACGAATTGGAGGCTTTTAAAACGTTTGGTAAGTATTTACCTGAAAATACAGTTTTTTTAGTGGATACTTATAATACCCTAAATGGGGTTGAGAAGGCGATAGAGGCAGCTAAAGAATTAAGAAAACAAGGCTATCGCTTTCTTGGCATTCGTCTCGATTCAGGAGATTTAGCAGAACTTAGCATTAAATCACGAGCCCTTATGGATGAAGCAGGCTTTCAAGACGCTGCCATCGTAGCCTCAAATGAACTTGATGAAACCATCATAAGTGAGTTGAAAAGACAAGGGGCAAAAATAGCCGTCTGGGGTGTTGGAACAAACCTTGTGACAGCAAAAGATCAGCCTGCCTTTGACGGGGTCTATAAAATTTCAGCCGTACGCGATCCTAAAGGGCCTTGGAAATATAAGCTAAAACTTTCCGAACAAATGAAAAAAGTTTCTAACCCAGGCATTTTGCAAGTAAAACGATTCTCTGCAAATGGTATTTATGTCGGGGATGCTATTTATGATATCCAATCCAAAATGGATCAAGATGTTTCAATTGTTGATCCTTTTGATGCCACCCTTGAGCATCATTTCAGTAAAGAGCTTGAATCTGAAGACTTGCTTCAACCTATTTTTAAAAAAGGACAGCTTGTCTATCAATTGCCGTCTCTCTTAGAGATAAAAGAGCGAACCGCTTTTTTATTAAAGAAGCTTCCAAATGGTGTAAAACGTTTCTTAAACCCTCATAAATATGTGGTGGGCTTGGAAAAATCTCTCTACAATATAAAGATTAAGCTAATTAAAGATATTCGAGCTAATATGGCTCAAGATTACACAGTACCTGAAAATGAGACTTAA
- the pncA gene encoding bifunctional nicotinamidase/pyrazinamidase, with the protein MKALLIVDIQNDFLPGGSLGVQEGDQVIPVINRLIKLPFTFIAASKDWHPKDHGSFASNHNKTPGDKVILEGLSQILWPDHCIQESHGAEFPLELNKKPIQCIIYKGTEKNLDSYSAFFDNGHKKATKLHEELKKKGIVELFIAGLATDYCVKYSALDAINLDYKVYIIKEACRAVNLNPQDELIALNEIKQKGGKVINEEEVNYLLRKDNP; encoded by the coding sequence GTGAAAGCCTTATTGATTGTCGATATTCAAAACGATTTTCTGCCCGGCGGATCTCTTGGTGTTCAAGAAGGGGATCAAGTAATTCCTGTGATTAACCGGTTGATTAAACTTCCCTTTACCTTTATCGCTGCAAGTAAGGATTGGCATCCTAAAGATCATGGAAGTTTTGCTTCCAATCATAATAAAACACCGGGAGATAAAGTTATTTTAGAGGGTTTGTCTCAAATTCTTTGGCCTGATCATTGCATTCAAGAATCCCATGGCGCTGAATTTCCTTTAGAGCTTAATAAAAAACCCATTCAATGCATCATTTATAAAGGCACCGAAAAAAATCTAGATAGCTATAGCGCTTTTTTTGATAATGGTCACAAAAAGGCTACCAAACTTCATGAGGAGTTAAAGAAAAAAGGGATTGTAGAGCTTTTTATTGCAGGGCTTGCAACAGATTACTGTGTCAAGTATTCAGCTTTAGATGCCATCAATCTAGACTATAAAGTGTATATCATTAAAGAGGCTTGCCGAGCTGTAAACTTAAACCCCCAAGATGAGCTTATCGCTTTAAATGAAATCAAACAAAAAGGGGGAAAAGTTATCAATGAGGAAGAAGTTAATTATCTTTTAAGGAAAGACAACCCTTGA